From a single Aspergillus puulaauensis MK2 DNA, chromosome 2, nearly complete sequence genomic region:
- a CDS encoding uncharacterized protein (COG:S;~EggNog:ENOG410PQ0N;~InterPro:IPR036291,IPR002347;~TransMembrane:1 (o20-42i);~go_process: GO:0055114 - oxidation-reduction process [Evidence IEA]) translates to MVSLEDIRAHNAQVSSAFPSGLVGLFVGATSGIGAATLKAFAKNTRNPRAYFVGRSQEAADQIIAECKGLNPEGEYIFIPADVSLLRVVDEVCAQIKAKERALNILCLSQGVASLDRIETPEGIHLITALIHYSRARFITQLLPLVQRASTIRRVLTVGAAGLEGPIDASDFPALRVPFDKIRPHIASLLTLALEAMARKAPEVSFIHDYPGAVNTPLTQSMLGGSAAAAVGVEMPDDWMEPEESGERHLFLLTSGRYPAAGPSEGKNTLGAVKGVNGQAGSGVYSIGWDGECVPSETLEVLEVLREDGLVDKVWEHTEGEFARVTAIV, encoded by the exons ATGGTCTctcttgaagatattcgcGCGCATAATGCGCAGGTCTCGTCTGCTTTTCCCTCTGGCCTCGTTGGCCTGTTTGTCGGTGCTACCAGTGGCATCGGCGCAGCCACATTGAAGGCATTCGCAAAGAACACTCGCAACCCTCGCGCCTACTTTGTCGGTCGCTCCCAGGAAGCTGCTGACCAGATTATCGCCGAGTGCAAGGGCCTTAATCCAGAAGGGGAATACATCTTCATCCCAGCGGACGTCAGCCTCCTTCGGGTCGTGGACGAAGTGTGCGCCCAGATCAAGGCAAAAGAACGCGCACTGAACATTCTCTGTCTAAGTCAGGGAGTCGCCAGCCTTGACCGCATTG AAACACCGGAGGGCATCCACCTCATCACAGCCCTAATTCACTACTCTCGCGCCCGCTTCATCACCCAGCTCCTCCCCCTGGTGCAACGCGCGTCTACTATTCGCCGCGTGCTAACCGTCGGCGCCGCTGGTCTCGAAGGACCCATCGATGCATCGGACTTCCCGGCGCTGCGTGTCCCTTTTGACAAGATCCGGCCTCATATCGCGAGCCTTCTAACCCTTGCTCTCGAGGCCATGGCCCGGAAGGCACCCGAAGTGTCCTTCATACATGACTACCCCGGGGCAGTCAACACTCCGCTCACCCAGAGTATGCTTGGGGGcagtgctgctgcggctgtggGTGTTGAGATGCCGGATGACTGGATGGAACCGGAGGAGAGCGGGGAGAGGCATTTGTTTCTGTTAACTAGTGGGAGATATCCGGCTGCCGGTCCTTCTGAAGGGAAGAATACCCTGGGAGCTGTTAAAGGTGTGAATGGACAGGCTGGTAGTGGAGTGTATTCGATTGGGTGGGACGGGGAGTGTGTGCCGTCTGAGActctggaggtgctggaggtTTTGAGGGAAGATGGACTTGTTGACAAGGTGTGGGAGCATACTGAGGGCGAGTTTGCAAGAGTCACCGCAATTGTTTGA
- a CDS encoding MCT family MFS transporter (COG:G;~EggNog:ENOG410PJVT;~InterPro:IPR020846,IPR011701,IPR036259;~PFAM:PF07690;~TransMembrane:12 (i53-75o95-118i125-144o150-170i182-202o214-234i259-277o297-315i322-342o348-368i380-397o417-435i);~go_function: GO:0022857 - transmembrane transporter activity [Evidence IEA];~go_process: GO:0055085 - transmembrane transport [Evidence IEA]), which yields MAPDSTTVADQSGDATDRADEKTSISKQSSISTNDVERTASNRSPTGVPDGGTAAWLVILGCWCTSFCSFGWLNSVGVFQEYYQNDLLRSYSTSAVSWIPSLEIFFMMAMGPIVGVLYDRYGPRWLLLTGSIMHVFGIMMTSISHEYYQILLSQGLCSAFGVSMIFQPSLTCAAGWFDRKRGAAFGILFTGSSIGGIVLPILVTHLIRDAGFGWAMRTCAFVMLALLTVANLTIRPYNPPKPRKLTATELVKPLKELQFVLLLLGLFIFTYGFYAPINYLPAQAISVGMSPNLVQYLLPILNAGSLFGRLFAGFLGDKLGRYNIFIIVCYLSGIFILALWLPDSSNEALIAFAALFGFFSGAYVSLLTPLIMQISPMPELGFRTGIALLATAVAGLTTNPINGAIVDGGGGWAGLKVFSGVLSIVGTSFVLVARLKRTGAKVFVRY from the exons ATGGCACCGGACTCGACGACAGTCGCAGACCAATCGGGGGATGCAACCGATAGAGCAGATGAGAAGACAAGTATCTCGAAGCAGTCGTCCATCTCTACAAATGATGTCGAGAGAACAGCAAGCAATAGGTCACCGACTGGCGTCCCTGACGGGGGCACAGCAGCATGGCTGGTCATTCTTGGTTGCTGGTGTACTTCGTTCTGCAGTTTTGGCTGGCTCAATA GTGTCGGAGTGTTCCAAGAGTATTACCAGAACGACCTCCTGCGTAGCTACTCTACAAGCGCAGTCTCCTGGATTCCGTCGCTTGAGATATTCTTCatgatggccatg GGACCCATTGTTGGTGTGCTGTATGATCGCTACGGGCCCCGATGGCTTCTATTAACCGGCAGCATAATGCACGTCTTTGGGATCATGATGACAAGCATAAGCCATGAATATTACCAGATCCTGTTATCACAAGGACTGTGCTCTGCCTTTGGCGTATCCATGATATTCCAGCCTT CCCTCACCTGCGCGGCCGGGTGGTTCGATCGCAAACGCGGAGCAGCCTTTGGCATTTTATTCACAGGCTCTAGCATCGGAGGAATCGTCCTTCCAATCTTGGTTACACACTTAATCCGCGATGCTGGGTTCGGCTGGGCGATGCGCACCTGTGCGTTCGTCATGCTGGCCCTTTTGACAGTGGCCAACCTCACCATCCGGCCATACAACCCTCCCAAACCGCGCAAGTTAACTGCCACTGAGCTCGTCAAACCGCTCAAAGAACTCCAATTCGTCCTGCTACTACTCGGCCTATTCATCTTCACCTACGGCTTCTACGCCCCGATCAACTATCTCCCTGCCCAAGCCATCAGCGTCGGCATGTCCCCAAACCTGGTACAGTACCTCCTCCCAATCTTAAACGCAGGCTCTCTCTTTGGCCGTCTCTTCgccggcttcctcggcgataAGCTCGGCCGCTacaacatcttcatcatcgtctgctACCTCTCCGGAATATTCATTCTCGCACTCTGGCTTCCCGACTCCAGCAATGAAGCCCTCATCGCCTTCGCCGCGCTgttcggcttcttctccggcgcgTATGTCTCCCTGCTGACGCCGCTGATTATGCAGATCTCGCCGATGCCGGAGCTGGGGTTCCGTACGGGGATTGCGCTGCTGGCGACTGCTGTTGCGGGGCTGACTACGAATCCGATTAATGGGGCGATTGTGGATGGGGGTGGTGGATGGGCTGGGTTGAAGGTGTTTTCGGGGGTGCTGTCGATTGTTGGGACGAGCTTTGTGCTGGTGGCAAGATTGAAAAGGACAGGGGCGAAGGTTTTTGTGCGGTATTAG